CTTCGCCTTCACTTATAGAAGTATTAAGGATTGTTTCAACGATTtctgattgaaaaaattttgctaTTTTTACCTGGTCTTAAGTTTTGTTAGGCAAAATTAGTCTGAGAACCATTAAGAATTTTTGTCATTATTTTAGGTAACAATAGGCATACTTGCAGTGTATTCTTTGACCCATGAGCCTATCTAAATGTTTACTGTATTTTTTCTACCAATTTTTTAGATTAGtctttttttaggattttttctGCCCTCCATGACACTCCTCTAATTCCATAATGGGTTATTGCTTATCTTTGCTCTCAGAAAACTTGTGAACCTATAGTATTTACTTTTGTAGACTTTATTAAGCATTGAATTTGGTTAAGTAATAGCCCCTAGCCTTATTTCACAAGCATTGCAAGGTTAAAGGCTTTTAGGtatttatttgaaatttaattaatcCTCATTGATTTATGGGTCTACATGTAATCTGCCATCTTATCCATTGCATCTTGagctttctaattttttatccTCACCAAAACTATAAGATAGTGCGATATAATTCTTACAATAAAATATTAGACAATCAAAAAAAACTTAATATATAAATGAGAACTGCTGTAACTACTGTCTTTATTAAAATTTCtctattattaaaaaaaaatagagccTGTTTTTActgataaaattttttactaactttatttttaatatagttAAAAATAACTTTCTTTAAACCTTAAAGAATTAATGACGATATCTTCAAatacttatttttatttccAATGTGGAACCATAAGAATATTAACCAATTGATGTTGGGTTTAAATTGTGTATTTTTACCAGAAAATATAGGATTTGAAAATCCATACATATACATACACATATACATTAGTAACATACCCATGTAAATATGGTGGGAGTTAGTCTTTGGAGCCTTTGAATTCTTTATATTTTTACATGTTTTAATAATgcttatttaattatataatatttttttctagtACGACTCTCCTTTAATTTCCAACATTTCTGGATCCGTTTGTTGCAATGTCTCTCCGTTTCCCTAACAAAGAGGTTAGAACTCATCTCATCTTGCCGGATAAGAGCTATATATAATTTGGCATATCATTATTCAACTCAAGAACGCTACCAATTATAAGAGATTCTAACTGCAAATAAATAACCAAAGTGACTCCAACCCGAAAGAACTGATTTGCATACCCATTAAAGTTTGTTGTCTATCCTCCAAAACTGATAATAACAACTATAAAATAGAAAACTAATCTTTGTGGATGGGCTATTATCATTCTTAATAAATGCATGCATCACGTCAACTTTGTTTTGAAATATGACGTCCAAGAAAATTCTCGACATACAATAACATATTTTTTGGTGGCCTAGCTTGCATTGCACGTACGcttcaaaataaatttaaaatataattatttttgtttagcATTAGCTTAGCTTACACCTGTCAAAATTAAGTTAGattgtaattaattttcttttcctaaatactaattaattatatatttataattagggtagtgctagggagccatgaataaaatgaacatcaccatactagctagaataaccatccgataCCAAGGATAACCATCCGGATACcaaggataataaacatctcaataaaaaattaaactgattttgggattcaccaaggatcgaactcttgactTTTTGAATctagaactctaataccatatctgaaaccactcatcccaaaagcgtaACCTGACAGaacaatgtaacactaatggtcatatctctaatacttcttaaacctccattgtacacattgtacgcttaggtcattggctccctagactttttcaattaattaatgtttaaaCTCCTAGCATGACATTACTATGGATAAGCAATAATAAAGAGTCCTCCCATTATGAATTCAACTAAATATTTAACTAGCTACTATTTTAATCTATACATTCTAATATGTAAAACAAAAATGCTATTTAAAAATAGTTGTTCTCGTATTCAAAAATAAAACGTGGTCATTATaacttaaattaaatatattacatatatactaaaatcagcattaaaattaattattagtataaaatatatattaaaatataaaatatacattataaataaattaaattatatatacttatatataaatatatgatgactgattttagtacataaaataatatttttgaatttaaataagtgccatattttagttataaataAAAGTATCATATATTCATATGAATATAgaataaattttcaaataatGGTCCTTAATTATGCCAGACAATTAGGTTTTGAAAAACCAAATTAAACCatactttatttaatttttattattttccaGATGAACTactatacttttttattttatttgaattaacaAGTAGATAGAACTTAATCCACATTGTCCTTAAATACGTTAGTCAACaactttaaaaaatacaaaacccACATTAATACCTCAACTGTATTGTATCACTCACAAATAAGAATTATCCATACCTTTTTGGCCTATAAATAGCACATCATCACTGGCACTTTTCATTCATCAGCATTCAACAATAATCCAAATATATACAAGCTAAGAATATAATTCTCTCATTGCTACCAATCTAGGTTGCCTTATTATTGGTCATTTCATTTTCATAATGGGCAACTTGGTCATTGCATACATTATTTTAGGCTTTTATTCTCTCTTCATTATTGTGCATGGCACTGATAATAAGTTATCATGCAATCAAACTCCATATCCCACTCTTTGTAACCATTACATTGGCACTACCAATTATTCAATTTCATCTTCTTATTATTCCTTCCATGACATGGCCCTTAAGGTCACCATGGACCAAGCAATAGTAGCACACAAACTTGTCTCATCAACCATGGAATCCAACCATTTCAAAGACAAGAGAGCCAAGTCCGCATGGCAAGATTGTTTGGAACTCTATGAGAATACAATCTATCAGATCAACCGTTCAATGAGCTCAAACAATTTAAACGACAGGTTAACATGGCAAAGTGCTTCTATTGCCAATCAACAAACATGCCAAAACGGTTTTCTTGATTCTAACCTTTCATCTCACTACCTAAACTACTTTCCATCCATTTCAACCAACTTATCCAACTTGCTCAGCAACTCTTTGGCCATTACCAATACATTAACGTCCTTCACTTCGTTACCAAAACACCCGGTTGCTCGCGGCGGTCGAAAATTGCTTTCTTTTAATGGCTTCCCAGAGTGGCTATCTCCTTCCGACAGGAGGCTTCTTCAGGCTTTGCCGGGAACGGCGGCACCGAAGGCGGACATTGTGGTGGCACAGGACGGGAGTGGGAATTACAAGAGTGTTTCGGAGGGCGTGGCGGCGGCGGGTAGGGTGAATAAGAATGGTCGAGTGGTTGTGTAcgtgaaagctggcgtttaccGAGAGAGTGTGAACATAAAGGGAGGtataaaaaatttgatgatGTTTGGGGATGGTATTGGAGCTACCATTATTACGGGTAGCAAGAATTATGAAGATGGCTCCACCACTGTTGGTTCAGCTACTTTTAGTAAGTACATACCTTATACCAATATCATCTTCTTATTGTTTCATTCATTGTTAATAGAGTTCACACCATTTTCCcgattatttttaatttttaaatcttaaattttaaattttttaaaaaaaattaaaaaataattttataataaaaaattaattaatattaattatttaaaaaaatagttttttatacttattaattattgtactaaattattattatttttaataaataatgttAATTTCCTTTGAGAAAGCCGCTATAACTTATCACAATAGGTTTACTAACTTCTTTCTGATCTTTTATATATAAAgtaagaaatatatatattattcaagTCGAAAAATAATtgatagtataaaatattttttataataattatttaactatatctattttttaaaataattacatagctaatataaaaattaattgatatgattgttttgtaattaaatatatataataattttataccaattaaatattaaaatattaattattattaaatttataattttataataaaaattatatcatataaaattaataattaaaaattattaaataataatttaattaaatatataaattatttaactatttttaacaATTAACTTCATGAAAAACAAACATTTTTACGTGAGTTTTCACTAAATTTTATCATAGGTAAATTTTATTAAACACTACTAGTTTCCTCAGTTTAGAGTAATTTAGAGTAAAGTAAGTCAATGCATTGAAGTAACGTTACTTTGTGGCTTGACTTTGATTCAGCGGTGTCGAGTGATGGATTCATCGCCAGGGACTTAACAATTGAGAACAGTGCTGGGCCACAGAAGCACCAAGCGGTGGCACTTCTTTCCAGCTCCGATCACTCCGTATTCTACCGCTGTAGCTTCAGAGGCTACCAAGACACCTTATACGTCCTTTCCCAACGCCAATTCTACCGCGACTGTGACATCTACGGCACCATAGACTTCATCTTCGGTGACGCCGTCGCCCTCTTCCAAAACTGCAACATCTTCTTGAGAAAACCAATGAGTAAGCAACAGAACGCAGTGACAGCACAAGGGAGAACCGATCCCAACGAGAACACCGGCATTGTCATCCACAACTGCCGTATCATGGCGGCTTCAGATCTGAAGCCAGTTCAGGGATCTGTGAAGTGCTTCCTGGGCCGGCCGTGGCAGAAGTACTCAAGAACGGTGGTGGTGAAGAGTAGCCTGGACGGTTTGATTGAAGCGGCAGGGTGGATGCCATGGGCGGGAAGCTTTGCCTTGAATACATTGTATTATGGAGAGTATATGAATATTGGAGCTGGTGCTAACACTGCAGGGAGGGTTAAATGGCCTGGCTTTCATGTTATTACCAACCCTTCTGAGGCTTTGAAATTTACTGTTGCTAATTTCTTGGATGGTGGATCCTGGATTCCTGGCACTGGTGTTCCCTTTGAAACTGGCCTTTGAACTTGTCAATACTTTAATTTCATTAGTTGTGGGTGTGTGTTGGGTGTCTCTCTGTCTATAGTGCTAGTTCAAATTTGTGTTCCCTCGAGGACAGGGGAGTGATTGGGAAAATGTGTATAGGATTAATATGTTGTAGGTTCAAAGTCTTCAATTTAATTTCACtaaatttgtaattatataCTTATCGAAAGAAATTTTATATCTCCACATACAATGAATATTTGATTCGGattattttgataattcaaATTGATTAGAAATTAGccaaattcaattgaaaaagataatgatgataattaataataattatgctACACAttcaaattttgataataacCAAGTTCAGCTAAGTTGGTcaaattctataaaaaaaatcattgatTAATGAAATTTGAATACAAGGTCCAACTATGTAAAACAATTTCTGcatttctctctttctcttcctccttctttttttcttttttctttgtgtttcttctctttttttcttatcatcttcctttttttttttcttctttgcgtgttttttttttattatcgttcttttattgttattgctacattttttctctccttttctttctagtgattttgtatcattatgaatttttttttttttactttttcttatttttattcttgttaacaGAGTAAATGAGAaagtaaaataagaaaaaaatgaataaaaaaagataataatgaagaagaagaaaaaagagaaaaaattttgatttatcattaagtaattttggtgcattttgcatccgatattttaaatatctaatttatAATATCATcaacaattacaaaaatacacttGTTACTATTGTCACCTCAATCACAAAtgtaataataaattaattttgttttagtttattaAGGAATAAATTATTGACCAGTTTAATAAATATGTTCAATAATAACATGGCACATAAATatccataaaaaaatattgtaaacATCTTTATTTAAATATCTCTAATCAATAATTATGTActtattaaaagaaattttatatCTCTACCATGAATATTTGATTctgattatatattatatataatcaaGAACATTATTTAGATAAGTGAGATTGATTTGGGATTAAccaaattcaattgaaaaagccAATGATAGTAATcaacaaataaataagaaatCTTAGATGATCAATCAGAAAGATTAGTTAGTGTTAATTTGAatataagacaaaaaaaatattgatcacttaatattttttaataaataaataactcataatttcaatcaaattttttcctGGACTTAAAAGAcataaaatagaagaaaagtCAACGAGAAAAATATAAGAGATAATTCTATATGATGTGAGACTTTTGgcgaagaaaataaaaataagtgtataatttattttaaaaatttaataaaaataaaatgatgtattttttaaataaatatttaattatttataaaaaaaaatttcattctcttggtcatttttctttttcaccaTAACATGTCTTAAATATAAGAACTTATAAACCACAGATATTTTATTGAGTTATCGTGTCTACAAATCGGATACATTTTGAATATGATATTTATTTGACACTCGTTTAACacatatattttttgtattttattgtgtttcaaaaaaaataaaaaataattctctagacaaatttaaatattatcatATGTCAgcaaattcaatttaattctcaatttatattcttaaaataaattttaaaataatatatattaatattattaaaataaaaaattaattaaaatattttttacaattaaaaaacagtaaaaatatttaataatattaatttatattt
Above is a genomic segment from Arachis stenosperma cultivar V10309 chromosome 1, arast.V10309.gnm1.PFL2, whole genome shotgun sequence containing:
- the LOC130961358 gene encoding pectinesterase-like; its protein translation is MGNLVIAYIILGFYSLFIIVHGTDNKLSCNQTPYPTLCNHYIGTTNYSISSSYYSFHDMALKVTMDQAIVAHKLVSSTMESNHFKDKRAKSAWQDCLELYENTIYQINRSMSSNNLNDRLTWQSASIANQQTCQNGFLDSNLSSHYLNYFPSISTNLSNLLSNSLAITNTLTSFTSLPKHPVARGGRKLLSFNGFPEWLSPSDRRLLQALPGTAAPKADIVVAQDGSGNYKSVSEGVAAAGRVNKNGRVVVYVKAGVYRESVNIKGGIKNLMMFGDGIGATIITGSKNYEDGSTTVGSATFTVSSDGFIARDLTIENSAGPQKHQAVALLSSSDHSVFYRCSFRGYQDTLYVLSQRQFYRDCDIYGTIDFIFGDAVALFQNCNIFLRKPMSKQQNAVTAQGRTDPNENTGIVIHNCRIMAASDLKPVQGSVKCFLGRPWQKYSRTVVVKSSLDGLIEAAGWMPWAGSFALNTLYYGEYMNIGAGANTAGRVKWPGFHVITNPSEALKFTVANFLDGGSWIPGTGVPFETGL